In Pseudoliparis swirei isolate HS2019 ecotype Mariana Trench chromosome 11, NWPU_hadal_v1, whole genome shotgun sequence, a genomic segment contains:
- the LOC130201594 gene encoding TMF-regulated nuclear protein 1-like, translated as MKRRQRHADLHDEDKAAAVRNKDPHPDILPPDLPSPSSSPPPLPPSAMPPSTSASALLALASPATRRSISMGDFRRVTEALLSGPPSATAPSSRLVTPSSSMEFAAARRRLLEVEERQRVIREMERRLEELREVFVRSEEEAVVQGEAASRISSAAQQGELCVGENSQRLKKGLKFKKHRPAIVFSSMLGLRTCLPWPVKLK; from the coding sequence ATGAAGCGGCGACAGAGACACGCAGACCTCCACGACGAGGACAAAGCGGCGGCCGTTCGGAACAAGGACCCGCATCCTGATATCCTCCCACCGGATTTACCTTCTCCCTCGTCATcgcctccccctcttcctccatcgGCAATGCCGCCTTCGACGTCGGCCTCTGCTCTGCTGGCGCTGGCCTCTCCGGCCACCAGGCGCTCCATTTCCATGGGCGACTTCCGGAGGGTGACGGAGGCTCTGCTCTCCGGCCCGCCGTCCGCCACAGCCCCCTCCTCCAGGCTCGTGACCCCCAGCTCGAGCATGGAGTTcgcggcggcgcggcggcgtCTCCTCGAGGTGGAGGAGCGCCAGCGCGTCATCCGAGAGATGGAGCGGCGGCTGGAGGAGCTCCGGGAGGTGTTCGTGCGctccgaggaggaggcggtggtcCAGGGGGAGGCGGCGTCGCGGATCTCTAGCGCCGCCCAACAGGGGGAGCTGTGCGTGGGCGAGAACAGCCAACGGCTGAAGAAAGGCTTGAAGTTCAAGAAGCATCGACCCGCCATCGTCTTCTCCTCCATGCTGGGACTCCGCACGTGCCTCCCCTGGCCCGTGAAGCTCAAATAG